The genomic interval CGTTTGGCTGATTGCCGGATCGCGCAAGCTCCCCCATGCAGTGACGCTTGTGGCGATGAGCGATCGCTATGCCTTAATTGCCGATCCAGCCAGAGGACGCTTCTACAACCTCAATCGTACCGAGTTTGCTGAAATTTGGCGTCAGCAATACGTCCCCATTTTCCAGCCCTCAGAAGCCACCCTCACGCCTCAACAAGCGGCCAACTATCTCCAACGTTTGGGCTATGATGCCGAGCCACAGAACCTCAAAACAGCCCTTCGTCGCTTTCAACGGGGGATTGGCTGGCGGGAAACCGGCGAACTCGATCCAGAAACCAGTTTATTACTGCAAGGTCGCTTCCTAGACAACGTGCCCACCTTAGCCCCCCGCGCCGAAGTATCCCTAGCGGGCGATCCGCCACAGCAGAAATAAACCAATACCTAAACCTGTCCCGGTGGGCAACCAAGCCCCCATCCAGGGCGTAATGGCCCCAGTTAAACCCAAGGCATCGCCAATTGACATTAATAGATAGTAGAAAAAGACCACCAGAACGCTAATGCCAAAGCCCGTGGTGCGGTTTGTGCGCTGCGGGCGTACCCCCAAAGCCGCCCCCATTAACCCAAAGGCCAAACAAGCAAACGGTAAAGCAAAGCGTTGTTGAATGCGGATTTTCAGCTTGCGGATCTTCTTATCATCGCCACTGAGCCGGATCACTTGCAGATAGTCCAGCGATTGGGCAATATTCATTTCCCCATAATCCCGCCCTCTGGCTGCTAAGTCTAGGGGGGCGCGGGGTAATTGCAACTGTTGCTGGTCAAATTTGACAATATTGCGATACGACCCATCGGGGGCAACCAGATAAATCGTACCGTTAAAGAAATCCCAAGTATTTTCTTGAATATTCCACAACGCCGACTCCGCCACCAGAATTTGATTGAGGTTGCGCTGCGATCGATCGACGATCGTGAGTCCCTTCATGCGCTTGCCATCAAATTGTTCGGCGTAGAACAGGCGGGTTAAGACGTTCGCGCTTTCGCCATCGGCTTGTTGCACGCGACCGTATTCTGGGTAAAAGATGTTATTTTCTCGAAATTCCGGCCGTTCTCGGTTTAAGGCGCGTCTGAGGGTGAGGGTGGCTTCATATTTGGCGGCGGGAACCACCAGTTCGTTGAAGGCAAAGGTGAGACCTGTGATAACTAAGCTGAGGGCGAGGGCGGGTGCGGCGAGGCGGTAAATGCTGATGCCACAACTGCGGAGGGCGATGAGTTCGCTATCGCTAGAAAGCCGGCCGTAGGCCAGTAAGGCGGCCAACAGCACGGACATGGGAAAGGCGAGCGAGATAAAGTAGGGCAGTTGCAGGAAGAAGACTTTGATGGCGATGGAGATGGGTAAACCGTCGGTGACTTCTCGCATCAGTTCAAATAAGGCCCCAATGGCAACGCCAACGGAGGAGAATGCACCCACCCCAAATAAGAACGGGCTGATAAATTCGGTGGCGATGTAGCGATCCATGACGGAAATGCGCGGGATCGGCCAGTAAAACGATTTGGGTTTGGTTTTGGAGGAGGAAAAGGTCATGATTATGAGTAAAGCGAACCGGACGAACAACAAAGACTGGGGCGCTCTGTGGGGTGAGGTTAACGTTGAAAGTTATCTCCCAAGTAGTATTGACGCACGAGCGGGTTTTCGTAAAGTTCTTCGCTGCTACCGGAAGCGAGAATTTGTCCGTCGCGCATGATGTAGGCGCGATCGGTGATGGCTAGGGTTTCGCGAACGTTGTGATCGGTGATCAGAATGCCAATTTCGCGATCGCGCAGGCGCGAGATGGTTTCTTGAATTTCGGCAACGGCGATCGGATCGACTCCCGCAAAGGGTTCATCTAATAATAGGAATTTGGGGCCGTCTGTGCCCACTGCGAGCGATCGCGCGAGTTCGGTTCGCCGTCTTTCTCCCCCAGAAACTTTGATACCGGGAGTCTGGGCGACTTTTTCCAGGCGAAATTCTTTGAGCAGGTTCTGGAGTCGTCCTCGCCATTCTCGACGGGGGACGTGGGTTTGTTCTAGCACCAGCAGGATATTTTGTTGGACGCTCAAATGTCGAAAAATACTGGGTTCTTGCGCGAGGTAGCCGATGCCGAGACGGGCGCGGCGATGCATGGATAAGGCGGTAATATCGACGTTATCAAGCCAAACTTTGCCTTCGTCGGGTTTTTCTAAGCCTGTGGTGATATAAAAGGTCGTCGTTTTTCCGGCTCCGTTGGGACCTAGTAACCCGACGATTTCTCCTTGAGCCACCGATAAGCTGACGCGTTGGACAATTGCTCGTTGTCCGTAGGATTTATGAATGTTTTCCAATACAATTTTCACTCGTCAGGTCTCCCGCTTGTGAGTCATTAATTGTTGGAAGGACGCCGGGTTACAGGATCTGCTTGAACCAGAGGATAAAGAGGTTAAGTGCCCTTGATTGTATCAGGAGATCGCCTAGAGGTTAGGGGTACGCGGTAGGCTGGCGGGAGATTCGGGGGGAGCTTCGGGATCGGGAATAATGTAGATGGCTTCTACTTGGCGTTCGGCTTGGGGAAGCGCCACAAACCGTCCCTCGTCGATCAGGTAGGTGATGGTTTCTCCTCTGAGGCTGTTTCCTTGCTGGAGGACGTAGACGTTACCGCTGAGGACGATCCGACGTTCGCGGCTGAAATACTGCGCTTGAGCGGCGGTGGCTTGAATTTGGCGGGCGGGGTAGTATATTTGCACGTTACCGCGTGCGGTGACTATCCCGGTTTGCGAGTTGGCTTCTTGGATGTCGGATCGCAAGGTGAGGGAGCGTCCCTGGCCAGGTGGGACGGCGTTTTGCGAAAATGCGGGAATGGCGATCGCTCCTGTAATGCTGATGGGTAGCATTAAGGCGAGGGCGATCCGAAGCTGAAGTAAGCGAGGAGCAGAGAACATCATGATCCTTATAGGGCTACAGGAGGTTTAATGGCAATGAATCTGAGGTGAAAGAGCGACCCTTCGAGACAGGTTCAGCACAATGCTGACATAAGCTAGTTTATCCGCTACAACCTCCTCTCCCCAACTACTGAAGGAAGCAATAACTGGCTCTGTGGGTAGTTTAAGCGGTTTTGAGTCAATTGCAGCGCCTCTCAGTGTTTAAGATTTAGTCGCTCTGACGGGAGGCTTCTGCTTCGGGTTTCCAAGTTATTACTAATTCTTCAATTAAAGAATAACCTTAATCCTTAAAATAAGTGCCAAAAACCACTTTGAAATTTCCTTATATTCACCGAATTCGTTAAGAAAATTTTCGTTTATACTGGCAAAGTCACCAGAGGTTTTGGTCTAAAACAGACCCTATTTTCTCATCTACCGCTGCAAAAATTAGGGTTTTTCTCCATAGCAATAATTTGGTTGCTTTCGTCTATGGTTTTGACTGTTATCTAGGTGCAAAAGCTTTCTCTATGGTTTTGAGCGCAAATTAAAACTGAAATCAACGATCCAATCGGATTTTTAGGAAATCTCATTTTCGGATTTTCCGGTCGATCGCCTTTGAATTGATCTGCCTAAAGAGGCATGACCTTGAGATGTTTTTACCTCAAGCCTATCTTCGCTGGGAGATAAATGGGGGTGGAAATCTTTAAGGGCGAAGTCAGCGCGATCGCTCTCGGCTAGCTCAACTCGAACGACATCCAAAAATAACTGAAACGACCCTCTTTCGATAAGCATCAGGAGGCTTACTTGCCCATGATTATTTCAGGAATGGAAACTCTTTCTTCTAACCTTAATGAATCATCATATCTCAGTAAATCTCCTGATGTCAATTCAGTTGTAGATTCTGAGAGTCAGCAAACTTTTAGACAGTTAGGAACCTTAGAAACTCAGAACGCCAGTTTCGGGATAGATAATGTTTATTTGTTGAGTATTGACGCCGACACCTTTAGCGGAAGTCCAGACAACGACTGGATTATCGGCTTAAGTGGGGATGATGTAATTTGGGGGTTGCAGGGAAACGATCGCCTTTTAGGAAATCAAGGAAATGACACCCTACATGGCAATGAAGGGGACGATACAATTCACGGCGGGAAAGGGGATGATAGCATCCGAGGCGGTAAAGGCAATGACCTATTATTGGGCGATTTAGGCGATGATACTCTTTGGGGCGATCGCGGTTCCAATACCCTGCAAGGCGGTGAAGGTAGCGATGTTTTTGTTTTAACGAAAGGTTTCGGTAGTTCTACGCTAAACGAAGCCGATTTTATTCTAGATTTTGGGCGCGATCGCAATTTTATTGGCTTAGTCAATGGCTTAACCTATGAAGCCTTGAATATTTTCCAAGGAACCCAAGACTATAGCAGCGATACCATCATTCAGGAACGCGAAACCGGAGAATATTTAGCAGTCATCAAAGGAATTCTCAGCCAGACGCTAACAGCAACCGATTTTATTACCTTAGATTCTCCTAGTTCTCCACCCGAAATTATTCCAGATGGCGCGGGTAATACCTTAGATCTCGCCAGAGATATTGGCTATCTTACCGAAGAAAAAACTTTCAGCGACTTTGTTGGCGATCTCGATCTCGATGATTATTATCAATTTAGCCTAGAGTCAGAAGGAGAGTTTAGAGCAACTCTAGAAGGCTTATCTGCTAATGCCGATCTACATCTATTAGACGGCCAGGGTAATTTACTTTATGCTTCTACCAATTCGGGTAATATTGCTGAGTTCATTGAAAGAACTTTACCGCCAGGAGATTATTACCTGCGCGTCTTTCCCCAAGAGGCGGGTGAAAATACCACCTACACGCTGACGCTATCCTCAAACGGAATAACACCAGAACCGACACCAACCCCGGAACCGACTCCTGTTCCCACGCCATTACCGGAACCAACGCCTACACCAGAACCGACTCCTGTTCCGACACCAACACCGGAACCGACACCTACACCAGAACCGACTCCTGTTCCCACGCCATTACCGGAACCAACGCCTACACCAGAACCGACTCCTGTTCCGACACCAACACCGGAACCGACTCCTGTTCCCACGCCAACTCCAGAACCGACCCCTATTCCAGGTACACTCAGCTTTAGCGCGCCTAACTTTAGTGTCAACGAAAATGGAAGCGCGATCGCAGCCGTAACCGTTAGGCGAACGGGGGGAGGCGAAGGCGCAGTTAGTGCCATCATTAACCTATCTGATGGAACGGCAACTGCACCCGCAGATTATCTCAATACTCCCATTACCGTCACCTTTGGCGATGGGGATATCACTCCCAAAACGATCGCTGTTCCCATTATTGATGACACCCTCGTTGAAGGGAACGAAACCGTTAATTTAACATTAGGCGATGTGACCGGAGGCGCAACCCTCGGTTCGCAAAATACCGCAACTTTAACCATTGTCGATAATGATGTCGCCGACGGGTTCAGCTTGCTGCGAGGAACTTATGTTGGTACTTCTGGGGAGGATGAAGCAACCGCCGTTGAACTTTCTGTGACTGGCGATATTGTGGTTTTGGGAAATTTGAATGGCGTAGCGAGACTGCAACGCTATAGTACCAGTGCAGGTACCGATCCGCTTTCCGATACACCCCTTGGCGGTCAGGCTAACGATATGGATGTTAGCCGTAATAACGGTCAAATTGCTACCGTAGGCGATTTTGGGATTAAAGTATTTGCTAGCGATGGCGTGACTTCTTTATGGTCAAAGTCGGGTAATTTTGACCGAGTGGCGATCGCCAATAACGGTCTTGTCGCTACGCTAGAAAGTAACGCGCGCAGAGTCACCCTTTGGGATGCAACGGGAACCGAAATTGCTTCTCAAGTGTTGGATAATAGCGATCGCCGTTTTGCTGATATTACCTTAACTCCAGAAGGCGATCGCCTCTACGTCACCGGACATCGCCAAGCTTACTACAACGGTAGCGGTCTGCAAATGCCCCTACTTTATGCTTACGATACCGCAAACTTAGAGACCCGTCTGTGGTCTACGTGGGGCGGATCGGTAAATACTGTGGGTGGGTTAGGATTAACTTCAGACTCTCGCGGACGCCGAGTCACCATCGGGAAAGATGGCGGACTGTATGTTCTAGGTTGGACAGATGGCGGCGCAACCCTATTTAAGCAAGATGGTCTGAACATGACCACCCCACTTGGCAGTCGCTTGGTTCAACAGGACAATTACAACAGTTTTGCAGGCGCAGGGAGTGGTTCATTTACCTTCTTTGCCAAAATTGACCCTAACACCGGAAACGTCGAACGCGGTCAATTTGTTGTCACCCAAGGCGATCCTCCGGTCAATAATGCCAGAAGTTTTAACCCCATTTCCATCGCCGCTGATGAAGCCGGAAATGTCTATATTGGCGGTAATGCTAGCGGTCAACTCAAAAACCGCAATACTCAGACCATTAATGGCGAACTGGTGGGAAGCTATACCAGTGGGGAAATGTCTATTTTGGCAGTCGATGCCAATTTCCAGCGTAAATACTGGTTGCCGCTAACGCAATCAGGCGATACGGATGGCGCGAGGGGTGACATTAATGGTTTTGCAGTGGGGAATGGTACAGCCGCCATTTTTGCCACAGTCACTCAACCCAATGTTGCGACCCTTTCGGGGGAAGTCAATTCTACACAGTTAGGGGGTAGGGACGCTTATTTAGCGGTTTGGAACGCCTAAGAGTCCAACACCTCCCTTGGTAGGTTGGGTCAAGCTTGTCGCGACCCAACCGTCTTAAGTTTCTTACCCCATTTTAGTCGTAGGTTGAGTTAGCGCCATTCGTAACCCAACAGCAGTCAGGGTTTTGTTGGGTTTCGTACCTCAACCCAACCTACGCGACTCCCTTGTCCCCCATTGTTCCCCAACCCCCAACTCCTAATTCCCAACTCCCTGTTCTTAGTTGGGTTTCGGACTTTAATCCAACCTACGCGACTCCCTTGTCCCCCATTGTTCCCCAACCCCCAACTCCTAATTCCCAACTCCCTGTTCTTAGTTGGGTTTCGGACTTCAACCCAACCTACGCGACTCCCTTGTCCCCCATTGTTCCCCAACCCCCAACTCCTAATTCCCAATTCCCTCTTCTTAGTTGGGTTTCGTACCTCAACCCAACCTACGCGACTTACCCCAGATTAGAGGTGACAGGTTTTTCAATTGCGGCTTTGAGATCCCGGCAAAATTGACCGATATCGGCTAAACCGCTTTCGGGGTTGTCGGTATTCAACCGCTTCACAAAAGCACTCCCCACAATCGCTGCATCTGCCCCCCACTCTATCATTTGACGGGCTTGTTCGGGGCTAGAGATGCCAAAACCAACGCCGATGGGTTTATCCGTCATTTGGCGCAGTTGGGTGAGAAGTTCGGGAACGCGGGTTGCTAGTTGCGATCGCATTCCGGTCACTCCGGTAACGCTAACTAAGTAAATAAAGCCTTGAGACTGTTTCGCAATAGCCGCAATGCGATCGCTAGAACTGGTTGGCGCAACCAGTAAAATCACCTCAATCCCTACTTTTTCAGCTTCTTGGAGTAAATACTCAGATTCTTCTAGGGGTAAGTCAGGAACCACTAAGCCGCTGACTCCGGCTTGGGAAATTTGTTGCAAAAAGGTGGGGATTCCCCGGTTGATGATCGGGTTGTAATAAGTAAATAGGATAATTGGCGATCGCAATTTTGGGCTAACTTGCGAAACCAACTCCAATACCGCATCGAGTTTAACACCTTTGGCTAAAGCCCGCGTTGCTGCCGCTTGAATCACCGGTCCATCCGCTAGCGGATCGGAATAGGGAACCCCTAATTCAATCAAGTCTGCGCCATTCTCATCGAGAACCTGTAAAGCCTTAGCCGTGGTAGCTAAGTCCGGATCGCCTGCGGTAATGAAGGGAATTAGCGCAGGTTGCGATCGCGATCGTAAAGACTCAAAACAGCGAGAAATGGCCATCATCTCAATTTTTCCCTTATCCGTTATCCGTCCCTCATTTTAAGGGGTACTGGTCTCTTGGCGATCGCGATCGGAGGAAGGCTGGTTTTCCTGTTCAATTTCCGCCTGAAGTTTCGCCAATTCCTCTGGCGTCAGTTCTTCCAAACGTTTCTGCAAAACCGCATCCTTATAATCTTGCACCTGTTGGCTATAGGTCATCTTGTGGTTAACCACGCGGAACAGGTAAGACAAAATCCAGACAGCCAACCCACCAACCAGTAAGGCTTGCGTCCAAATTCCTGATTGAATGGAGTCTAGTCCAAAGGCTTGCAACAGTCCGTAAACCAGTCCTCCCCCCAATAACACAGCTAGACCAACGCCTAAAACATCAATTCGTCGCATGGTGCAGTGGGTTTGTAGAGTTTAACTTAAGTCTCAATTTGGCGTCGCTGGGGTCGGAAGTTCAAAAACGGCGACAGCGCCAGCAAACCGGGGAAGAACAGAAACACTAAGAAGTACATAAACACCCGTTCCCAGGCGTAGCAGTTGTACCAGCGGAGATTGAGATAAAAGAAGGTCGCCAAAGGCAAAACCAGAAGATAGGCCCCTGCTAGAACAGCGTACAGTAGCAAAACTTCCATAGCTTGGTTGGTCGCGCGGTTGTAATGAACTTTAACCATTCTATCTGAATTGGGGAATTGGGAGATGGGGGGACAAAGTTCCGAGTTCCGAGTTCCGAGTTCCGAGTGGGAAGAGGATGGGGGGATGGGGGGATAAGAGTTCCGAGTTCCGAGTTCCGAGTTCCGAGTGGGAAGAGGATGGGGAGGTGGGGAGGTGGGGGGATGGGGGGATGGGGGGATGGGAAAAAATTTTTGCTAAAGTGTTGCGTACTTTACCCAATTAATGCTCAAATAATAAAGGGAGTTTTGCGGATGACTAAAACGCAGAACAACATCCCAAGGGGGCGTGGCGGAATGGTAGACGCTACGGACTTAGAAAACTGAGCCTTGATCGAGAAATCTTTCAAGTGACGGCTCTCAAACTCAGGGAAACCTAAATCTGGTGACAGACACGGCAATCCTGAGCCAAGCCAAGGTCAGTGTAGAGTATAGAGTGCTGAGTGCTGGGTTCAATCTCAACTCAACAGTCAAGACTTGAAGCTCGCAAGTCCTTGGAAGGTGCAGAGGCCCGACGGGAGCTACCCTAACGTTTAAGGCGAGGGTAAAGGGAGGGTCCAATTCTCAAAGCCGAGGATCGATTCCAATGAGGCAGCAGCGAAAGCTGCGGGAGAATGAAAATCCGTTGACTGCAAAGTCGTGAGGGTTCAAGTCCCTCCGCCCCCATAAAATCAAGCA from Desertifilum tharense IPPAS B-1220 carries:
- a CDS encoding LptF/LptG family permease — its product is MTFSSSKTKPKSFYWPIPRISVMDRYIATEFISPFLFGVGAFSSVGVAIGALFELMREVTDGLPISIAIKVFFLQLPYFISLAFPMSVLLAALLAYGRLSSDSELIALRSCGISIYRLAAPALALSLVITGLTFAFNELVVPAAKYEATLTLRRALNRERPEFRENNIFYPEYGRVQQADGESANVLTRLFYAEQFDGKRMKGLTIVDRSQRNLNQILVAESALWNIQENTWDFFNGTIYLVAPDGSYRNIVKFDQQQLQLPRAPLDLAARGRDYGEMNIAQSLDYLQVIRLSGDDKKIRKLKIRIQQRFALPFACLAFGLMGAALGVRPQRTNRTTGFGISVLVVFFYYLLMSIGDALGLTGAITPWMGAWLPTGTGLGIGLFLLWRIAR
- the lptB gene encoding LPS export ABC transporter ATP-binding protein — its product is MKIVLENIHKSYGQRAIVQRVSLSVAQGEIVGLLGPNGAGKTTTFYITTGLEKPDEGKVWLDNVDITALSMHRRARLGIGYLAQEPSIFRHLSVQQNILLVLEQTHVPRREWRGRLQNLLKEFRLEKVAQTPGIKVSGGERRRTELARSLAVGTDGPKFLLLDEPFAGVDPIAVAEIQETISRLRDREIGILITDHNVRETLAITDRAYIMRDGQILASGSSEELYENPLVRQYYLGDNFQR
- a CDS encoding LptA/OstA family protein, with the protein product MFSAPRLLQLRIALALMLPISITGAIAIPAFSQNAVPPGQGRSLTLRSDIQEANSQTGIVTARGNVQIYYPARQIQATAAQAQYFSRERRIVLSGNVYVLQQGNSLRGETITYLIDEGRFVALPQAERQVEAIYIIPDPEAPPESPASLPRTPNL
- a CDS encoding Calx-beta domain-containing protein; this encodes MIISGMETLSSNLNESSYLSKSPDVNSVVDSESQQTFRQLGTLETQNASFGIDNVYLLSIDADTFSGSPDNDWIIGLSGDDVIWGLQGNDRLLGNQGNDTLHGNEGDDTIHGGKGDDSIRGGKGNDLLLGDLGDDTLWGDRGSNTLQGGEGSDVFVLTKGFGSSTLNEADFILDFGRDRNFIGLVNGLTYEALNIFQGTQDYSSDTIIQERETGEYLAVIKGILSQTLTATDFITLDSPSSPPEIIPDGAGNTLDLARDIGYLTEEKTFSDFVGDLDLDDYYQFSLESEGEFRATLEGLSANADLHLLDGQGNLLYASTNSGNIAEFIERTLPPGDYYLRVFPQEAGENTTYTLTLSSNGITPEPTPTPEPTPVPTPLPEPTPTPEPTPVPTPTPEPTPTPEPTPVPTPLPEPTPTPEPTPVPTPTPEPTPVPTPTPEPTPIPGTLSFSAPNFSVNENGSAIAAVTVRRTGGGEGAVSAIINLSDGTATAPADYLNTPITVTFGDGDITPKTIAVPIIDDTLVEGNETVNLTLGDVTGGATLGSQNTATLTIVDNDVADGFSLLRGTYVGTSGEDEATAVELSVTGDIVVLGNLNGVARLQRYSTSAGTDPLSDTPLGGQANDMDVSRNNGQIATVGDFGIKVFASDGVTSLWSKSGNFDRVAIANNGLVATLESNARRVTLWDATGTEIASQVLDNSDRRFADITLTPEGDRLYVTGHRQAYYNGSGLQMPLLYAYDTANLETRLWSTWGGSVNTVGGLGLTSDSRGRRVTIGKDGGLYVLGWTDGGATLFKQDGLNMTTPLGSRLVQQDNYNSFAGAGSGSFTFFAKIDPNTGNVERGQFVVTQGDPPVNNARSFNPISIAADEAGNVYIGGNASGQLKNRNTQTINGELVGSYTSGEMSILAVDANFQRKYWLPLTQSGDTDGARGDINGFAVGNGTAAIFATVTQPNVATLSGEVNSTQLGGRDAYLAVWNA
- the trpA gene encoding tryptophan synthase subunit alpha — translated: MMAISRCFESLRSRSQPALIPFITAGDPDLATTAKALQVLDENGADLIELGVPYSDPLADGPVIQAAATRALAKGVKLDAVLELVSQVSPKLRSPIILFTYYNPIINRGIPTFLQQISQAGVSGLVVPDLPLEESEYLLQEAEKVGIEVILLVAPTSSSDRIAAIAKQSQGFIYLVSVTGVTGMRSQLATRVPELLTQLRQMTDKPIGVGFGISSPEQARQMIEWGADAAIVGSAFVKRLNTDNPESGLADIGQFCRDLKAAIEKPVTSNLG
- a CDS encoding DUF3007 family protein — its product is MRRIDVLGVGLAVLLGGGLVYGLLQAFGLDSIQSGIWTQALLVGGLAVWILSYLFRVVNHKMTYSQQVQDYKDAVLQKRLEELTPEELAKLQAEIEQENQPSSDRDRQETSTP
- the ndhL gene encoding NAD(P)H-quinone oxidoreductase subunit L, producing MVKVHYNRATNQAMEVLLLYAVLAGAYLLVLPLATFFYLNLRWYNCYAWERVFMYFLVFLFFPGLLALSPFLNFRPQRRQIET